From Anopheles coluzzii chromosome 3, AcolN3, whole genome shotgun sequence, the proteins below share one genomic window:
- the LOC120959763 gene encoding serine-rich adhesin for platelets yields the protein MSKLSFRARALDPSKPMPIYLAEELPDLPEYSAINRAVPQMPSGMEKEEESEHHLQRAICTGLIIPTPEVYDSTDSEFYDKYYPPDYKLPKQLIHMQPLNLEQDIPDYDMDSADEVWVTSHEKKLDLDPLKFEIMMDRLEKSSGQTVVTLNEAKALLKQDDEVSIAVYDYWLNKRLKMQHPLILYVKTENRGNMTPNNPYLAFRRRTEKMQTRKNRKNDESSYEKMLKLRRDLSRAVTLLDMIKRREKLKREQLHLSIEIYEKRYQAQDFHGHLLSEFTSNATRVSRPAFAPIYSNQYAPLAGGQGVNAVGTGAGSYASSSQYGGAGGSSGTNKRDNESLSSRKEKRQYKKRKQKLQKDRGLSSGGAGSGSGGVPGGRGDAAGGSSSGSGLGNSASHHHLHPQQQLHYHGSMVGGIGGRGVDGTVSGGHGTDHHHHLHGTGDHAVSSDDEELANLQGTSPEEEYAYAFRRSKHSQYHRPRADGYGNWPWTSREENGSADPRFRFTLTSLRYPRPRCIGFARRRLGRGGRVIIDRIATDFDDLWSRLDYTIVESETIASLTANEPAKSRDEQQKEDANNEPIVVPIGRRQMERTVSVSSNCSNTSSSAGVVVSLKPPRLLPGTTTAAAVNHHQHHQPLVNGTDEPGAATNGTPGTIVSRRKLILKQEHPALRDYESDGGEIQFLASIGLMNKAESQESAEGAAFASTKRRLRFDSEEKDELGESVVAREQQQQQSGVCDERTLSGVPYSDSIVIKSENDTEPLVSTVGGWGGSVVVKQEEPEVMEDHQKTGAASGGGVPMAEDFEQLIDSVNSRNNARNRFNVTTVAVSSNSISSTSNVERVTTTTTSPTTATVGGQSQEQQQQTVGSSASRQQGPGGSPSRLHDATREDIDAVYKDLLNDIQSNWLHFRPKTPEPSQDDLLTLDGEDDLMEQCLGLTDRNRITLELQALDEQLPATIFSTTASSSSSTTKGSLGSSLFRTTPYALDNLIEPHPLSLDGEGDGSGAKAATTAGASTSSIEVKLETSGSSSGENNLSVPSELNLSLNESSEDNEKMLDNILQECAIDDPKQLHQTSNFWNGILDDGMLNSLDTGPKEEDEPMPEDPDTSESNLLAFSTAKIGYHSDLVGYGRPAGAADRRTSKSKRRKLLKRCSYLVGSSYFAVKSLPKEEIFQPLLDADGQPIVLGDGELLDALGPGGDQCDLQDVDEAMDADTAVGVEAMEIKMEEEASLAAAANELAETSTPMALGPGEQHVVKIEPPDELVASSERSEATVLGSTPTAVQFLPHNTTLVAPDGTTIKMEPFNHISSMAARSSTPDGAPAGRAVPTGSTTLIPATIVVSQPSSTGGNSSMFSTTGGSVPAVVSVALQQGGLHQLVHTSSAPSMAPGTTMLVMQSIPSNNSAGSVQSTPSASVAGTPTSFLLSTSGNTNAMGAASSIAGSILVQTSASSSLANAVQSSSASSSSAASLLSNSTPIVVTVPPASSSGMSSVTAGGGTQPMSVVMPTSGTNTVVSIAAPIVVSSASVSSLGQSIANAQSASIIGNSAVVSSNSVTSGVNTATALNSYIVQHNSTPIMISHQQMQQLANSGGANIMTVGGQQVVTTKQHHGETFVLTHATGKKQINGPSDGSKNATTSAVTMQNINHTKFHALLGQKLGAKANDSAHQKQLDFLRKAALVTTATGNNAAPKMIVKTANHGQQLLAVTAVSSAGGMTVHHPQSASQQQQQQQQQQQQQYNVIHQNSLNSPITIVSAQSSGQGQANKIILNSSHLLQQTGGVPLNHGKLQLTTVHQGQQQGGGAGGQVGTVNSDGQLVTLDPSGQGQGIGGVKQADKNRVSLYNIKGRTPMIVTNQKLLNLLPPAQQQKLANIAMQQTHQQLLLNQAGHGGSTTILSKGQMIQRVPVSIRTLTQSHQQQTNLADMVVVNNPNSIKFIQAAASAAAAAVAAGGGGNVVNNSSSSSTAGTLATSRVNSITTSVASSTTMNASSDGGTGGGAGSSSGGGAGSSSSSSTSNCVQVATLSTSTANVNSSGGGGTLANSSSSSSSNSVASAATSTVVTAASGAAGGGSTTVVVGNANSNGGAGGNASGGNTNSTASINITNR from the exons ATGTCGAAGCTCTCGTTCCGGGCAAGGGCTCTCGATCCGTCGAAACCGATGCCGATCTATCTGGCGGAGGAGCTACCCGATCTGCCGGAATACTCCGCCATCAACCGTGCGGTGCCACAGATGCCGAGCGGcatggagaaggaggaggaatcG GAGCACCATCTGCAGCGAGCAATATGCACCGGACTCATCATTCCTACGCCCGAGGTGTACGACTCGACAGATTCCGAGTTCTACGACAAATACTACCCGCCCGACTACAAACTGCCCAAGCAGCTGATCCACATGCAGC CACTCAACCTCGAGCAGGACATACCGGATTACGATATGGACAGTGCGGACGAGGTGTGGGTAACGTCACACGAGAAGAAGCTCGATCTCGATCCGCTCAAGTTTGAAATCATGATGGATCGGTTGGAAAAGAGCTCCGGCCAGACGGTGGTCACACTAAACGAAGCCAAAGCCCTCCTAAAGCAGGACGACGAAGTGAGCATAGCTGTGTACGATTACTGGCTGAACAAGCGGTTAAAAATG CAACATCCTTTGATACTGTACGTGAAGACGGAGAACCGGGGCAACATGACACCGAACAACCCGTACCTTGCGTTCCGGCGGCGCACCGAAAAGATGCAAACGCGAAAGAACCGCAAGAACGATGAGTCGTCGTACGAGAAGATGCTGAAGTTGAG GCGGGATCTCTCGCGCGCGGTGACGCTGCTGGACATGATCAAGCGACGGGAGAAGCTAAAGCGGGAACAGTTGCACCTGAGCATCGAAATCTACGAGAAGCGCTACCAGGCGCAGGATTTCCATGGTCATCTACTGTCCGAGTTTACTTCGAACGCGACGCGTGTTTCGAG ACCTGCCTTCGCTCCGATCTACTCCAACCAGTACGCACCGTTGGCTGGCGGCCAGGGCGTGAATGCGGTGGGCACGGGCGCCGGCTCTTATGCCTCCTCGTCGCAGTACGGTGGGgcgggcggcagcagcggcacgaacaAGCGTGATAATGAGAGTCTCAGCAGTCGAAAGGAGAAGCGACAGTACAAAAAGCGGAAGCAAAAACTGCAGAAAGACCGTGGGCTGTCGTCGGGCGGTGCCGGGAGCGGCAGCGGTGGTGTGCCGGGAGGTCGTGGCGATGCTGCCGGGGGTTCGAGCAGTGGGAGCGGGCTGGGCAACTCGGCCAGCCATCACCATCTGCatccacagcagcagctgcactaTCACGGTTCGATGGTGGGAGGCATCGGTGGCCGCGGTGTTGATGGCACTGTGTCGGGCGGACATGGGACGG atcatcatcaccatctgcACGGCACCGGCGATCATGCTGTTTCGTCCGATGACGAGGAGCTGGCGAACCTGCAGGGAACGTCGCCAGAAGAAGAGTACGCTTATGCATTCCGAAGGAGCAAACATAGCCAGTATCATAGG CCTCGTGCGGATGGCTACGGTAACTGGCCGTGGACGTCTCGGGAAGAAAACGGTTCGGCGGATCCAAGATTTCGATTTACGCTTACTTCTTTACGATATCCTAG ACCCCGCTGTATCGGTTTCGCCCGCAGACGCTTGGGGCGCGGTGGCCGTGTCATAATAGACCGAATAGCGACCGATTTCGACGACCTGTGGTCCCGGCTGGACTACACGATTGTCGAGAGTGAAACGATCGCATCGCTAACCGCGAACGAGCCAGCCAAATCCCGCGACGAGCAGCAGAAGGAGGACGCTAACAACGAACCGATTGTGGTGCCGATCGGAAGGCGACAAATGGAGCGTACGGTCAGCGTGAGCAGCAACTGCAGCAACACGAGCAGCAGCGCGGGTGTAGTGGTGTCGTTGAAACCTCCCCGTCTACTGcccggcaccaccaccgcggCCGCCgtcaaccaccaccagcaccaccagccgcTGGTGAACGGAACCGATGAGCCCGGTGCGGCCACGAACGGCACACCGGGCACGATCGTGTCGCGCCGGAAGCTGATCCTAAAGCAGGAGCATCCCGCACTGCGCGATTACGAATCCGATGGCGGCGAGATCCAGTTCCTGGCCAGCATCGGTCTGATGAACAAGGCCGAGTCGCAGGAGTCGGCCGAGGGCGCCGCGTTCGCGAGCACAAAGCGACGCCTTCGGTTCGACAGTGAGGAGAAGGACGAGCTGGGTGAAAGTGTAGTGGCaagggagcagcagcagcagcagagtggcGTGTGCGATGAACGAACATTGAGTGGCGTTCCATACTCAGATTCAATTgtgataaaaagtgaaaacgaCACGGAACCGCTGGTGTCGACGGTGGGTGGCTGGGGCGGTTCGGTTGTAGTGAAGCAGGAGGAGCCGGAGGTGATGGAGGATCACCAAAAGACGGGTGCTGCCTCCGGGGGAGGAGTGCCGATGGCAGAGGACTTTGAGCAGTTGATAGACAGTGTAAATAGTCGCAATAACGCCCGGAATCGTTTTAACGTTACAACCGTAGCCGTAAGCAGCAATAGTATTAGTTCCACGTCGAACGTCGAAAGGGtcaccaccacgaccaccagTCCGACCACCGCCACCGTCGGTGGACAGTCgcaggagcaacagcagcagacgGTCGGTTCGTCCGCGAGCAGGCAGCAGGGACCGGGTGGATCTCCTTCGCGCTTGCACGACGCCACGCGCGAAGATATCGACGCGGTGTACAAGGATTTGCTGAACGACATTCAATCGAACTGGTTACACTTTCGCCCGAAAACGCCGGAACCCAGCCAGGACGATCTGCTTACGCTGGACGGTGAGGACGACCTGATGGAGCAGTGTCTCGGTTTGACCGATCGCAACCGCATCACGCTCGAACTGCAGGCTCTCGACGAACAGCTACCTGCGACGATATtctccaccaccgccagcagcagcagcagcaccaccaagGGATCGTTGGGATCCTCGCTGTTCCGTACGACACCGTACGCGCTGGACAATCTTATCGAACCGCATCCGTTGTCGCTCGACGGTGAAGGCGACGGTTCGGGAGCGAAAGCAGCAACGACTGCCGGCGCATCCACGTCCTCCATCGAGGTTAAGCTGGAGACGTCGGGTTCGTCTAGTGGGGAGAACAATCTCAGCGTGCCGTCCGAGCTGAACCTGAGCTTGAACGAATCGAGCGAGGACAACGAGAAGATGCTGGACAACATTTTGCAGGAGTGTGCGATCGATGATCCGAAGCAGCTGCACCAGACGAGCAACTTCTGGAACGGCATCCTGGACGACGGTATGCTGAACAGCCTCGACACGGGCCCGAAGGAGGAGGACGAACCGATGCCGGAGGATCCGGACACGAGCGAATCGAACCTGCTCGCCTTCAGCACGGCAAAGATTGGCTATCACTCGGATCTGGTAGGGTACGGGCGTCCTGCCGGTGCGGCGGATCGGCGCACGAGCAAGAGCAAACGGCGCAAGCTGCTGAAGCGCTGCAGCTATCTGGTGGGCAGCAGCTACTTTGCGGTGAAGAGTTTGCCCAAGGAGGAAATCTTCCAACCGCTGCTGGATGCGGACGGTCAGCCGATTGTGCTGGGCGATGGCGAGCTGCTGGATGCGCTTGGCCCTGGGGGCGACCAGTGCGACCTGCAGGACGTCGACGAGGCGATGGACGCGGACACGGCGGTCGGCGTCGAAGCGATGGAAATTAAAATGGAAGAGGAAGCCTCGCTGGCCGCGGCAGCAAACGAGCTGGCGGAGACGTCCACTCCGATGGCACTGGGGCCGGGCGAGCAGCACGTGGTCAAGATTGAGCCGCCGGACGAGCTGGTGGCGTCGAGCGAACGCAGCGAGGCGACAGTGTTGGGCAGCACGCCGACCGCGGTTCAGTTTCTACCTCACAACACTACGCTGGTTGCTCCGGACGGGACCACCATCAAGATGGAACCGTTCAATCACATCAGCTCCATGGCGGCCCGCAGCTCGACACCGGACGGGGCACCAGCGGGACGCGCAGTGCCGACCGGCTCGACGACACTCATCCCGGCCACCATCGTGGTCTCGCAGCCATCGTCGACCGGCGGCAATTCGTCGATGTTTTCCACCACCGGTGGCAGTGTGCCGGCCGTGGTGTCCGTCGCCCTTCAGCAGGGTGGTTTGCATCAGCTCGTGCACACCTCGTCCGCCCCGTCGATGGCCCCAGGCACGACAATGCTCGTGATGCAGTCCATTCCATCGAACAATAGCGCGGGCTCGGTACAATCGACCCCATCGGCGTCGGTCGCTGGTACGCCGACCTCCTTCCTGCTGAGCACTAGCGGAAACACAAACGCCATGGGCGCGGCGTCCTCGATCGCTGGTTCGATCCTAGTGCAAACTTCCGCCTCCTCATCGCTGGCCAACGCCGTCCAATCGTCCTCCGCCTCGTCCTCATCCGCCGCCTCGCTACTGTCCAACTCCACGCCGATCGTCGTCACGGTGCCACCGGCCAGCAGTAGCGGCATGTCGTCGGTAACGGCCGGCGGCGGCACGCAACCGATGAGTGTTGTAATGCCGACGAGCGGTACCAACACGGTCGTATCGATCGCTGCACCGATCGTCGTGTCGTCTGCCTCCGTCTCTTCGCTGGGCCAATCGATCGCCAACGCCCAGTCAGCGTCGATCATCGGGAACAGTGCCGTGGTCAGCAGTAACAGCGTCACGTCCGGTGTGAACACTGCCACCGCGCTGAACAGCTACATCGTGCAGCACAACTCGACGCCGATCATGATTTCGCACCAGCAAATGCAGCAGCTGGCAAACAGCGGCGGGGCGAACATAATGACCGTCGGGGGGCAGCAGGTTGTCACGACCAAGCAGCACCACGGGGAAACGTTTGTGCTGACCCACGCGACCGGCAAGAAGCAGATCAATGGACCGTCCGATGGAAGCAAGAATGCAACCACATCTGCCG TCACGATGCAAAACATCAACCATACAAAGTTCCACGCGCTGCTGGGTCAAAAGCTGGGCGCCAAAGCGAACGACAGTGCGCACCAGAAGCAGCTGGATTTTTTACGCAAAGCCGCGCTGGTTACAACCGCCACGGGTAACAACGCCGCGCCAAAGATGATCGTGAAGACGGCCAACCATGGCCAGCAGCTGCTCGCTGTCACGGCCGTCAGCAGTGCCGGCGGCATGACGGTGCACCATCCGCAATCGGcgtcccagcagcagcagcagcagcagcagcagcaacagcagcagtacaacGTGATCCACCAAAACTCGCTCAACTCGCCCATCACGATCGTGTCCGCGCAAAGCTCGGGCCAGGGCCAGGCGAACAAGATCATACTGAACTCGTCGCACTTGCTGCAGCAGACCGGTGGCGTGCCGTTGAACCACGGCAAGCTGCAGCTTACCACCGTACACCAGGGCCAGCAGCAGGGCGGAGGAGCAGGTGGTCAGGTCGGTACGGTCAACAGCGACGGGCAGCTGGTGACGCTCGATCCATCGGGCCAGGGGCAGGGCATCGGTGGCGTTAAGCAGGCGGACAAGAACCGCGTATCGCTCTACAACATCAAGGGCCGCACGCCGATGATTGTTACGAACCAGAAGCTGCTCAACCTGCTGCCACcggcgcagcagcagaagctcgCGAACATTGCGATGCAGCAGACgcaccagcagctgctgctgaaccAGGCCGGGCACGGGGGCAGCACGACGATTCTGAGCAAAGGGCAGATGATTCAGCGTGTCCCGGTAAGCATCCGGACGCTGACCCAGtcccaccagcagcaaacgaaCCTCGCCGACATGGTCGTGGTGAACAACCCGAACAGTATCAAGTTCATCCAGGCGGCGGcatcggcagcagcggcagcggtcgCAGCCGGAGGCGGAGGCAATGTGGtgaacaacagcagcagcagtagcacggCCGGAACGCTGGCCACGAGTCGGGTGAACTCCATCACAACGTCGGTCGCGTCCAGCACGACCATGAATGCTTCCTCCGACGGTGGCACGGGTGGCGGCGCGGGCAGCAGTAGCGGTGGCGGCGcaggcagcagtagtagcagcagcacaagcaACTGTGTACAAGTGGCCACACTGTCCACCTCGACGGCAAACGTCAACAGTAGCGGCGGCGGTGGAACGTtggcgaacagcagcagcagcagcagcagtaactcTGTCGCTTCAGCGGCAACGTCTACGGTCGTCACGGCAGCGTCGGGCGCTGCTGGCGGCGGCAGCACAACGGTGGTGGTTGGTAATGCCAACAGCAATGGTGGTGCCGGCGGCAACGCTAGCGGTGGTAACACTAACTCTACAGCCAGTATAAACATTACCAATAGGTGA